The following proteins come from a genomic window of Mycolicibacterium rufum:
- a CDS encoding KasA/KasB family beta-ketoacyl-ACP synthase, with protein sequence MTRAERPAVVVTAVSATTALAADAEETWEALRNGKSGITSIKDELTTPFLEGLELPVTIGGRLLEDFDSQLNRVEIRRLSYMQKMALLLNRRLWAAAGSPEVDTRRLLVSVSHAYGSTLDLWTGYEEFKARGLRAISPLAVQMHMPNAPAAAVGLDRQAKAGVIAPTSGDASGASAIAEAWRLIALGEADVAICGGVESRIEPLPIVAFDNMGLMSHRNTDPAAACRPFDRDRDGMVFGEAGALLLLETEEHAAARGATILGRLLGVGTTSDTVDMIEPDPSGELAAAAFSRALQLAGLAAADVDVVTAHAAGTRAGDLAEARAIHTALGGHRPAVTAPKGALGHSMGASGAVGAVITVQSLRDGVVAPTLNHENADPDVDLDVVAGAERSGDYRYAVSNTLGFGGHNVSLVFAKS encoded by the coding sequence ATGACCAGGGCTGAGCGGCCAGCCGTCGTGGTGACCGCGGTATCCGCGACGACGGCACTTGCTGCCGACGCCGAGGAAACGTGGGAAGCGCTGCGCAACGGCAAGAGCGGGATCACATCGATCAAGGACGAGCTCACCACCCCGTTCTTGGAGGGCCTCGAGCTGCCGGTGACGATCGGCGGCCGACTCCTCGAGGACTTCGACTCCCAACTCAACCGCGTGGAGATCCGCCGACTGTCCTACATGCAGAAGATGGCGCTGCTGCTCAACCGGCGGCTGTGGGCGGCCGCGGGCTCGCCCGAGGTGGACACCCGCCGGCTGCTGGTGTCGGTGAGCCACGCCTACGGCAGCACGCTGGATCTGTGGACCGGGTACGAGGAGTTCAAAGCGCGCGGGCTGCGCGCGATCTCGCCGCTGGCGGTGCAGATGCACATGCCCAACGCGCCTGCAGCCGCCGTCGGACTGGACCGGCAGGCCAAGGCCGGCGTCATCGCGCCCACCAGCGGCGACGCGTCCGGCGCGTCGGCGATCGCCGAGGCCTGGCGGCTGATCGCCCTCGGTGAGGCCGACGTCGCGATCTGCGGTGGCGTGGAGTCGCGCATCGAACCGCTGCCCATCGTGGCGTTCGACAACATGGGTCTGATGTCGCACCGCAACACCGACCCGGCCGCCGCCTGCCGCCCGTTCGACCGGGACCGCGACGGCATGGTGTTCGGCGAGGCGGGGGCGCTGCTGCTGCTCGAGACCGAGGAGCACGCCGCGGCGCGCGGCGCGACGATTCTGGGCCGGCTGCTGGGGGTGGGCACCACCTCCGACACCGTCGACATGATCGAGCCCGACCCCAGCGGCGAACTCGCCGCCGCGGCGTTCTCGCGGGCCCTGCAGTTGGCGGGACTGGCGGCGGCCGACGTGGACGTGGTGACCGCTCACGCCGCCGGGACCCGGGCCGGGGACCTGGCCGAAGCGCGGGCGATCCACACCGCCCTGGGCGGACACCGCCCCGCCGTGACGGCGCCGAAGGGTGCGTTGGGGCATTCGATGGGCGCCTCGGGTGCGGTCGGCGCCGTGATCACCGTGCAGTCGCTGCGTGACGGTGTGGTGGCGCCGACCCTGAACCACGAGAACGCCGACCCCGACGTCGATCTCGACGTCGTCGCGGGTGCGGAGCGCTCCGGCGACTATCGCTACGCCGTGTCGAACACGCTCGGCTTCGGTGGCCACAACGTCTCGCTGGTGTTCGCGAAGTCCTGA
- a CDS encoding NUDIX hydrolase produces MTIPYDEALRDRIRTHLAGHVRRTVEDPQKRRASVAVVLVDSVVGEDRVDPAPVEDWIAGRPMPEDLDGRMIDVSGGAAFLLCRRASRLSSHAAQWALPGGRLDPGETAVEAALRELDEEVGVALPDSAVLGLLDDYPTRSGYVITPVVVWGGGRLDLRPAPDEVVAVYRVGLHQLQRADSPRFISIAESPRPVVQIPLGNDLIHAPTGAVLLQLRWLGLEGRPDPVDGLEQPVFAWK; encoded by the coding sequence GTGACGATTCCTTACGACGAGGCGCTGCGTGACCGGATCCGGACGCACCTGGCCGGCCATGTCCGCCGCACCGTCGAGGATCCGCAGAAGCGCCGCGCGTCGGTCGCGGTGGTGCTGGTGGACTCGGTGGTCGGCGAGGACCGCGTCGATCCTGCGCCCGTCGAGGACTGGATCGCCGGGCGCCCGATGCCCGAGGATCTCGACGGACGCATGATCGACGTGTCCGGCGGTGCCGCATTCCTGTTGTGTCGCAGGGCTTCTCGTCTGTCCTCGCATGCCGCCCAGTGGGCGTTGCCCGGCGGTCGGCTCGACCCCGGTGAGACCGCCGTCGAGGCGGCGCTGCGTGAGCTCGACGAGGAGGTCGGGGTGGCCCTGCCCGACTCGGCGGTGCTCGGCCTGCTCGACGACTACCCGACGCGCTCGGGGTACGTGATCACCCCGGTGGTGGTGTGGGGCGGGGGTCGTCTCGATCTCCGGCCGGCGCCTGACGAGGTGGTCGCGGTCTACCGGGTGGGGCTGCACCAGCTCCAGCGGGCCGACTCCCCGCGGTTCATCTCGATCGCCGAGAGCCCTCGCCCGGTCGTGCAGATCCCGTTGGGCAACGACCTCATCCACGCCCCGACCGGGGCGGTGCTGCTCCAGTTGCGGTGGTTGGGGCTGGAGGGGCGGCCGGACCCGGTCGATGGTCTGGAGCAGCCGGTTTTCGCCTGGAAATGA